A single genomic interval of Adhaeribacter pallidiroseus harbors:
- a CDS encoding glycoside hydrolase family 97 protein — MKYTLCFFLLWISQFVLAADGATVLSPDGAVKVIIQNKDQLTYAVYYKDHPLVLPSAIRLNVAQSANLPDDLIFKKTTLELHQATIISPVPEKRKIIPDVYRELTIRFKQPFSLIVRVYNDGVAWRWRTHFKNNIEIKNELAEFRFPGPEQVYFSPVQPRKDADVYHTSFEEPYQIKPLDSITTHHLIFTPTLIVPEKGPRISITESDLEEYPGMFLRGTGKNQLTAAFAPYPAEEKIITNGEFPQVIVTRRSQFIARTMGSRSFPWRVLMIAPEDKDLPLNDLVYRLAAPSRVTDVSWIKPGKGTDEWIIGINLFNVPFKAGINTATYKYYVDFAKRFNFDRIMLDAGWSDYQDLFKTHPDLNIPELVAYAKAQGVKLSMWTLALTLEKQLEPALDQFNKWGVDFIMTDFIDRDDQKAVDFYHKIAAACARHKIMLMFHGAFKPAGFNRTWPHALTREGVLGSEFNVWSHKPTPEHNVQLPFIRMTAGPMDYEPGLLDNATAKTFRPIETKVMSQGTRCHQLAMFVVYDSPMQFFSGNPSQGLQEPAFMELLGSVPTTWDTTVVLEGKVSDYIITARKKEMIGTSAA; from the coding sequence ATGAAATATACGCTCTGTTTCTTTTTATTATGGATCAGCCAATTCGTATTAGCTGCTGATGGGGCAACCGTGCTTTCTCCGGATGGAGCCGTAAAAGTAATCATCCAAAATAAAGACCAGCTTACGTACGCGGTTTATTACAAAGATCACCCTTTGGTGTTACCCTCAGCTATTCGATTAAATGTAGCCCAGAGCGCAAACTTACCGGACGATCTAATTTTTAAAAAAACAACCTTAGAACTGCACCAAGCCACCATTATTTCGCCGGTTCCGGAAAAAAGAAAAATAATTCCGGATGTTTACCGCGAGCTTACTATCCGGTTTAAGCAGCCTTTTAGTTTAATCGTGCGCGTGTACAACGATGGAGTAGCCTGGCGTTGGCGCACGCACTTTAAAAATAATATTGAAATTAAAAACGAACTGGCCGAATTCCGCTTCCCGGGACCGGAACAGGTTTATTTTTCGCCGGTGCAACCCCGGAAAGATGCCGATGTTTACCATACCAGCTTCGAGGAGCCGTACCAAATTAAACCTTTGGATAGCATTACCACCCACCACCTTATTTTTACGCCTACTTTAATCGTTCCGGAAAAAGGCCCCCGTATCAGCATAACCGAATCGGACCTGGAAGAATACCCGGGAATGTTTTTGCGGGGTACCGGTAAAAATCAATTAACCGCTGCTTTTGCGCCTTACCCCGCAGAAGAAAAAATCATCACCAACGGCGAATTTCCGCAGGTCATTGTAACCCGGCGCAGCCAATTTATCGCCCGCACTATGGGTAGCCGCTCTTTTCCGTGGCGGGTTTTAATGATCGCTCCGGAAGATAAGGATTTGCCCCTGAATGATCTGGTGTACCGCTTGGCGGCCCCGTCGCGGGTAACCGATGTTTCCTGGATAAAACCCGGAAAAGGTACCGACGAATGGATTATTGGCATCAACTTGTTTAACGTGCCTTTTAAAGCCGGTATTAACACCGCTACCTACAAGTACTACGTTGATTTTGCCAAGCGCTTTAACTTTGATCGTATTATGCTGGATGCCGGCTGGAGCGATTACCAGGATCTTTTTAAAACTCATCCCGACTTGAACATTCCGGAGTTAGTGGCTTACGCCAAAGCCCAAGGCGTTAAATTAAGTATGTGGACGCTGGCCTTAACTTTAGAAAAACAACTGGAACCCGCTTTAGATCAATTTAATAAATGGGGTGTCGATTTTATTATGACCGATTTTATTGATCGGGATGATCAGAAAGCCGTAGATTTTTACCATAAAATAGCGGCGGCCTGCGCTCGGCACAAAATTATGCTGATGTTTCACGGGGCATTTAAGCCGGCCGGTTTTAACCGCACCTGGCCGCACGCGCTTACCCGCGAAGGCGTGCTGGGTTCGGAGTTTAATGTCTGGAGCCACAAACCTACGCCCGAGCACAACGTGCAATTGCCTTTTATCCGGATGACGGCTGGGCCAATGGATTACGAACCCGGTTTACTGGATAACGCTACAGCTAAAACTTTTCGGCCCATTGAAACCAAAGTAATGTCGCAAGGTACGCGTTGCCACCAGTTAGCCATGTTTGTGGTGTACGATAGCCCGATGCAGTTTTTCTCGGGTAATCCGTCGCAAGGTTTGCAGGAACCCGCTTTCATGGAATTACTGGGCAGCGTACCTACCACCTGGGACACTACCGTGGTACTGGAAGGTAAAGTTAGCGATTACATTATTACGGCTCGTAAAAAGGAGATGATTGGTACATCGGCGGCATGA